One part of the Anaerolineales bacterium genome encodes these proteins:
- the ruvC gene encoding crossover junction endodeoxyribonuclease RuvC, with the protein MLAIGIDPGTAITGYGLVRQTPSGNLECVDWGVILTPAKMELSERLAQIHAGLVTILETHRPASAAVESLFFQRNVRTAMSVGQARGVVLLALQQAGLAVADYTPNQVKQAVSGYGAADKHQMQSMVKTLLGLSEMPKPDDAADALAIAICHLNTRRTVAAMERAQ; encoded by the coding sequence ATGTTGGCCATCGGAATCGACCCCGGCACGGCCATTACCGGCTACGGACTCGTACGCCAGACGCCGTCTGGCAATTTGGAATGCGTGGATTGGGGCGTCATCCTCACCCCGGCCAAAATGGAACTGAGCGAACGCCTGGCGCAGATCCACGCAGGACTGGTCACCATCCTGGAGACCCACCGGCCGGCCAGCGCCGCGGTCGAATCGCTCTTCTTTCAGCGCAACGTGCGCACGGCCATGAGCGTGGGCCAGGCGCGCGGCGTGGTGCTGCTGGCGCTGCAGCAGGCCGGGCTGGCCGTGGCGGATTACACGCCCAATCAGGTCAAGCAGGCCGTCAGCGGTTACGGCGCGGCGGATAAACACCAAATGCAAAGTATGGTCAAAACTCTACTCGGTCTGTCTGAAATGCCCAAGCCGGATGACGCCGCCGACGCGTTGGCGATCGCCATCTGCCATCTCAACACCCGCCGCACAGTGGCGGCCATGGAGCGTGCACAATGA
- a CDS encoding RNA methyltransferase, which translates to MISSAQNPRVQHIRALQGRAKARREAKAFVVEGVRLAEEVLAANWKVRQGFYTAGLDPRGMELVAALKGAGAEMEEVTDSVMEASSDTQTPAGLLLEVERQDVPLAAAPDLVVILDRVNDPGNVGTLLRSAAAAGAHAALLAPGCVDPFAPKVLRGGMGAQLRLPVLELDWSGIRDFLVQHSLYAMLAEANIGRPFDEVDLTRKLAFIVGGEANGPSPEARGLGAEPIQIRMPGQIESLNAATAGSLLLFEAVRQRRTA; encoded by the coding sequence ATGATCAGTTCAGCACAGAACCCACGCGTACAGCATATCCGCGCCCTGCAGGGCCGCGCCAAAGCCCGCCGCGAAGCGAAGGCTTTCGTTGTGGAAGGCGTGCGCCTGGCGGAGGAGGTATTGGCCGCCAACTGGAAGGTACGCCAGGGCTTCTACACCGCCGGTCTGGACCCGCGCGGCATGGAGCTGGTCGCCGCGCTGAAAGGGGCAGGCGCGGAGATGGAAGAGGTTACCGATAGTGTGATGGAAGCCAGCAGCGATACGCAGACCCCAGCTGGCCTGCTACTGGAAGTTGAACGCCAGGATGTGCCGCTGGCGGCCGCGCCGGACCTGGTGGTGATTCTCGACCGGGTGAACGACCCTGGCAATGTGGGCACGCTGCTGCGTAGCGCGGCCGCGGCGGGTGCGCACGCAGCTTTGCTGGCGCCGGGCTGCGTAGACCCGTTTGCGCCCAAGGTGCTACGCGGCGGCATGGGCGCCCAACTGCGCCTGCCCGTACTGGAGCTGGACTGGTCAGGCATCCGTGACTTCTTGGTGCAGCACAGCCTGTATGCCATGCTGGCCGAAGCCAACATTGGCCGCCCTTTTGATGAAGTGGACCTGACCCGCAAGCTGGCGTTCATCGTGGGCGGCGAGGCCAATGGCCCCAGCCCGGAGGCACGCGGCCTGGGCGCAGAACCGATCCAGATCCGCATGCCCGGCCAGATCGAATCGCTGAACGCGGCCACCGCCGGCAGCCTGCTGCTGTTCGAAGCTGTGCGCCAACGCCGCACAGCTTAG
- the rplT gene encoding 50S ribosomal protein L20: protein MARVKTGITRRKRHQKVLKETKGQFGTRSKLYKRANEARLKSLAYAYRDRRNKKRDLRGLWIMRINAAARLNGVSYSQLMNGLKKANIEINRKMLSDIAVRDAAAFKAVMAQAKLN from the coding sequence ATGGCACGAGTAAAAACCGGTATTACCCGCCGCAAGCGGCACCAAAAGGTTCTCAAGGAGACTAAGGGCCAGTTTGGCACGCGCTCCAAGTTGTACAAGCGCGCTAACGAAGCCCGCCTGAAGAGCCTGGCCTATGCCTATCGCGACCGCCGCAATAAGAAGCGCGATTTGCGTGGCTTGTGGATCATGCGCATCAACGCTGCGGCCCGCCTGAACGGCGTGAGCTACAGCCAGTTGATGAATGGCCTGAAGAAGGCCAACATTGAGATCAACCGCAAGATGCTATCTGACATTGCAGTGCGTGACGCGGCTGCCTTCAAAGCCGTGATGGCCCAGGCCAAGCTCAACTAG
- a CDS encoding PQQ-dependent sugar dehydrogenase: MLLLAACYNRPAPSTSPSEPVISTPVSASPSDTAPAEQATLAIDKDQAAAVGFANPADYSWNLVSQGYAQPLLVTHAGDGSGRLFVVEQQGVIAVIEDGQRLADPFLDIRFEVGSNGNEQGLLGLAFHPDFENNGYFYVNYTGLGGNTVVSRFQVSDNRNVVDTNTEAPILYIAQPYANHNGGHIEFGPDGYLYIGSGDGGSGGDPQNNGQSLETLLGKMLRLDVNVDGPYGIPSDNPYASGGGLGEIWAYGLRNPWRFSFDAATGDLYIADVGQGDWEEVHVLPAGSGNGANLGWRYYEGTHPYEGTPPEGLELNFPVVEYDHGSRCSITGGYVYRGANVPEWNGIYFYGDFCSGEVMGMHQTPSGEWDSQVLWDTQALITSFGLDEAGELYLVDRNGGIYQLQANN, from the coding sequence ATGCTGCTGTTGGCGGCCTGCTACAACCGCCCGGCCCCCAGCACCTCCCCCTCCGAGCCGGTGATCTCTACACCCGTATCGGCTTCCCCCAGCGATACCGCGCCGGCTGAGCAGGCCACCTTGGCCATCGATAAGGACCAGGCGGCCGCCGTGGGTTTCGCCAACCCGGCTGACTACAGTTGGAACCTGGTGAGCCAGGGCTATGCCCAGCCGCTGCTGGTGACGCATGCCGGCGACGGCAGCGGGCGCCTGTTCGTGGTGGAGCAGCAGGGCGTGATCGCCGTGATCGAGGATGGCCAGCGCCTGGCTGATCCTTTCCTTGATATTCGCTTTGAAGTGGGCAGCAATGGCAACGAGCAAGGTCTGCTCGGCCTCGCCTTCCATCCTGATTTTGAGAACAATGGCTATTTCTATGTGAACTACACCGGCCTGGGCGGCAACACGGTCGTTTCGCGCTTCCAGGTTTCTGATAACCGCAATGTGGTTGATACGAATACGGAAGCGCCGATCTTGTACATCGCACAGCCGTACGCCAATCACAACGGCGGCCACATTGAATTTGGGCCGGATGGCTATCTGTATATCGGCAGCGGCGATGGCGGCTCCGGCGGTGACCCGCAGAACAATGGCCAGTCGCTCGAGACCTTGCTGGGCAAGATGCTGCGCCTTGACGTGAATGTGGATGGCCCCTACGGCATCCCGTCCGACAATCCGTACGCATCCGGCGGCGGGCTGGGAGAGATCTGGGCCTATGGCCTGCGCAACCCTTGGCGCTTCAGCTTCGACGCTGCTACGGGCGATCTATACATTGCCGATGTGGGCCAGGGCGACTGGGAAGAAGTGCACGTGCTCCCCGCGGGCTCTGGCAACGGCGCCAACCTGGGCTGGAGATACTACGAAGGCACGCACCCGTATGAGGGCACCCCGCCTGAGGGCCTGGAACTGAATTTTCCTGTGGTCGAGTACGATCACGGCTCGCGCTGCTCCATCACCGGTGGCTATGTGTACCGCGGCGCCAATGTTCCTGAATGGAATGGCATCTACTTCTACGGAGACTTCTGCTCCGGTGAGGTGATGGGTATGCATCAAACCCCCAGCGGCGAATGGGATTCCCAGGTGCTATGGGATACGCAGGCGTTGATCACATCCTTCGGCCTTGACGAGGCTGGTGAACTGTACCTGGTGGATCGCAACGGCGGGATTTACCAACTCCAAGCCAACAACTAA
- a CDS encoding aminopeptidase yields MADPRVQKLAQTLVEYSVKVKPGDWVVIFGHPLAEELAAEVLRYTLRAGGNPSVLMGVGATQRVFLEEANDEQLKWLSPFDRMPFEQADVFISLDASENTRNLTMVDSQKQQIRSAARREIMQAYMRRSASGELRWTLTRVPCQAYAQEADMSLSDYADFVYRACKVDQADPVALWNQIEADQKRLVDWLKGKKQVHLRGGNIDIQMSIEGRTFVNSTAHHNMPGSEIFTGPVEDSVNGWVSYTYPAIYLGREVDGIRLEFKDGKVVNATAEKNEEYLLKMLDIDAGARFLGELGIGTNFSIDRFTKSILYDEKMGGTIHMALGMSYPETGGKNESSLHWDMICDMRNDSEIVVDGELFYKNGEFQV; encoded by the coding sequence ATGGCTGACCCGCGTGTACAAAAACTTGCTCAAACCCTTGTGGAGTACTCCGTCAAGGTGAAACCTGGTGACTGGGTGGTCATTTTCGGCCATCCATTGGCCGAAGAACTGGCCGCCGAAGTGCTCCGCTACACTTTGCGCGCCGGCGGCAACCCCAGCGTGCTGATGGGTGTTGGCGCTACGCAGCGCGTTTTCCTTGAAGAGGCCAATGACGAGCAACTCAAGTGGCTATCGCCTTTTGACCGCATGCCCTTTGAGCAGGCGGATGTCTTCATCAGCTTGGACGCGTCCGAAAATACGCGCAACCTGACCATGGTGGACAGCCAGAAGCAGCAAATCCGCTCGGCAGCCCGCCGCGAGATCATGCAAGCCTATATGCGCCGCAGCGCCAGCGGTGAGCTGCGCTGGACGCTGACCCGTGTACCCTGCCAGGCTTATGCCCAGGAAGCCGACATGAGCCTGAGCGACTATGCCGATTTTGTTTACCGCGCCTGCAAGGTTGACCAAGCCGACCCGGTCGCCTTGTGGAACCAGATCGAAGCTGACCAGAAACGCCTCGTGGATTGGCTCAAGGGAAAGAAGCAAGTCCATCTGCGTGGCGGAAATATTGATATCCAGATGTCCATCGAGGGCCGCACCTTTGTGAACTCCACTGCCCATCACAACATGCCGGGCTCTGAGATCTTCACCGGCCCGGTGGAAGATTCAGTGAACGGCTGGGTCAGCTACACCTATCCGGCGATCTATCTGGGGCGCGAAGTGGATGGCATTCGCCTCGAGTTCAAGGATGGCAAAGTGGTCAATGCCACCGCTGAGAAGAACGAGGAGTATTTGCTCAAGATGCTGGATATTGACGCTGGAGCACGCTTCCTGGGTGAGCTGGGCATTGGCACCAACTTCAGCATTGACCGCTTCACCAAGAGCATCCTGTACGACGAGAAGATGGGCGGCACCATCCACATGGCGCTCGGCATGAGCTACCCGGAAACCGGCGGCAAGAATGAATCTTCGCTGCACTGGGACATGATTTGCGATATGCGCAACGACAGCGAGATCGTAGTGGACGGCGAACTCTTCTATAAGAATGGCGAGTTTCAAGTCTAG
- a CDS encoding 50S ribosomal protein L35: protein MKTHKATAKRFRLTGSGKLVRTKGGKSHLRRRTSARTKAKFTEMIPVQGKALQKRIRQLAPYMSKYRANPATRTAK from the coding sequence ATGAAGACCCATAAAGCCACCGCCAAGCGTTTTCGCTTGACCGGGTCTGGCAAGCTGGTGCGCACCAAGGGCGGCAAGAGCCACTTGCGCCGCCGCACTTCGGCGCGCACCAAGGCAAAATTCACGGAGATGATCCCCGTGCAGGGCAAAGCCCTGCAGAAGCGCATCCGCCAGTTGGCGCCGTACATGAGCAAGTACCGCGCCAACCCGGCCACGCGCACGGCGAAGTAG
- a CDS encoding MgtC/SapB family protein: MISEWDLFLRFGAALVIGFSIGLQREFSHGGRGKNIPAGERTFALFALAGSLAAMASERYHQPLIFFGLLLAVGLMQVVGYYFKASDQHVGMTTEAAVLITVLLGGLCYWDYVGLAVALGVATTLILSIKLETDRLVTALTREDIQAALQFLVITAVVLPVLPNQALLPAPFDVLNPFKIWLMVVLISGISFLAYVLIKVLGSEQGLGLSGLLGGLVSSTAVTLSFSARSKKQARLVRMLGFGVLLAWSVMFVRVIVQIAIVNMALVEVVWKPLALAALAGLGYAFYLYVAKRSPANSQVEFSNPFDLMSALRFGLLYAFVLLINRAAQLYLGEQGVLLSSFVAGFSDSNAITLSLAELSYSGGLSLNTAALGIVIATMTNTLFKGGIVLTSASPGLRRAIWPGMLLVVVVGIGSAFLI, translated from the coding sequence ATGATCAGCGAATGGGATCTGTTCCTGCGCTTTGGCGCCGCGCTCGTCATCGGCTTCTCCATCGGCCTGCAGCGCGAATTCTCGCATGGCGGGCGCGGCAAGAACATCCCCGCTGGCGAGCGCACCTTCGCCCTCTTCGCCCTGGCGGGCAGCCTGGCCGCCATGGCGTCTGAGCGTTACCACCAGCCGCTCATCTTCTTTGGCCTGCTGCTGGCAGTGGGGTTGATGCAGGTGGTGGGCTATTACTTCAAGGCCAGCGACCAGCATGTGGGCATGACCACCGAAGCGGCCGTGCTCATTACCGTGCTGCTGGGCGGCCTGTGCTATTGGGATTATGTAGGGTTGGCGGTTGCGCTGGGCGTAGCCACTACGCTGATCCTTTCCATCAAGCTGGAGACGGACCGGCTGGTCACGGCGCTGACGCGCGAGGACATTCAGGCCGCGCTGCAATTCCTCGTCATTACTGCGGTGGTGCTGCCGGTGCTGCCAAATCAGGCCCTGCTGCCCGCGCCGTTCGATGTACTCAATCCTTTCAAGATCTGGCTGATGGTGGTGCTCATCTCCGGCATCAGCTTCCTGGCCTATGTGCTCATCAAGGTGCTGGGCAGCGAGCAAGGGCTCGGCCTGTCCGGCCTGCTGGGCGGCCTGGTATCCAGCACCGCGGTCACGCTCAGCTTCTCGGCCCGCAGCAAAAAGCAGGCCCGTTTGGTGCGCATGCTGGGTTTTGGCGTGCTGCTGGCATGGTCGGTCATGTTCGTGCGCGTGATCGTGCAGATCGCCATCGTCAATATGGCCTTGGTCGAGGTGGTGTGGAAGCCGCTTGCGCTGGCCGCTCTGGCGGGTCTGGGCTATGCCTTCTATCTATATGTCGCGAAGCGCAGCCCGGCCAACAGCCAGGTGGAGTTCAGCAACCCGTTTGACCTGATGTCTGCGCTGCGCTTTGGCTTGTTGTATGCGTTTGTGTTACTCATCAACCGTGCTGCACAGCTCTACCTTGGAGAGCAGGGCGTCTTGCTCTCCAGTTTCGTCGCTGGCTTCTCAGACTCGAATGCCATCACGCTTAGTCTGGCTGAGCTCAGCTACAGCGGTGGCCTGAGCCTCAACACGGCCGCGCTGGGCATCGTCATTGCTACGATGACCAACACACTCTTCAAGGGCGGTATTGTGCTCACCTCGGCTTCCCCAGGCCTGCGCCGTGCCATCTGGCCGGGCATGCTGCTGGTGGTGGTGGTTGGCATCGGCTCGGCCTTCCTGATCTAG
- a CDS encoding YebC/PmpR family DNA-binding transcriptional regulator: protein MSGHSKWSTIKRKKAVTDAKRGAVFTRLAREITIAAREGGGSPETNFTLRLAIDKAKGENMPSDNIDRAIKRGTGEDKDGATLEQVTYEGFGPNGVAVIVEAVTDNRNRTVSELRHAFSRNGGTLGETGSVNWQFDRVAFFAFAAQGKSEEELFELVVEAGADDIWYEDGQVEVTGPVDAFKRIGDALRQANIAIDDAGLRMQAKQELELTASESLQVLRFIENLEEIDDVQATASNLKISDEALAQL, encoded by the coding sequence ATGTCCGGTCATAGTAAATGGTCCACCATTAAACGCAAGAAAGCCGTAACCGACGCCAAGCGCGGCGCCGTCTTCACCCGCCTGGCGCGCGAGATCACGATCGCTGCCCGCGAGGGCGGCGGCAGCCCCGAAACCAACTTCACCTTGCGCCTGGCGATCGATAAAGCCAAGGGCGAGAACATGCCCAGCGACAATATCGACCGCGCCATCAAGCGCGGCACGGGCGAGGACAAGGACGGCGCCACCCTGGAGCAGGTGACCTATGAAGGTTTCGGCCCCAACGGCGTGGCCGTCATCGTGGAAGCCGTCACCGACAATCGCAACCGCACCGTCTCCGAGCTGCGCCATGCCTTCAGCCGCAACGGCGGCACTTTGGGCGAAACCGGATCGGTGAACTGGCAGTTTGACCGCGTGGCTTTCTTTGCCTTTGCCGCTCAAGGCAAGAGCGAAGAAGAGCTGTTCGAACTGGTCGTGGAAGCCGGCGCCGATGACATCTGGTACGAAGACGGCCAGGTGGAAGTGACCGGCCCGGTCGACGCGTTCAAGCGCATCGGCGATGCGCTGCGCCAGGCCAACATTGCCATCGATGATGCCGGTCTGCGCATGCAAGCCAAACAGGAGCTGGAGCTCACCGCCAGCGAGAGTCTGCAAGTGCTGCGCTTCATTGAAAACCTGGAAGAGATCGACGACGTTCAGGCTACCGCAAGCAACCTGAAGATCAGCGACGAAGCCTTGGCCCAGCTCTAA
- a CDS encoding response regulator — MNAPYALVVDDDQAVTEIFQRALQDCGYQADVMDSGHKAQAQLVFTTPDLVLLDLHIPNLSGDIILRQLRGQLRFANTRVVITTGDASAVARFAGLADQVLLKPIGYEQMRQLAQQYLSVSV; from the coding sequence ATGAACGCACCGTATGCATTGGTCGTGGATGACGACCAGGCAGTGACTGAGATCTTTCAGCGCGCTCTGCAAGACTGTGGCTATCAGGCCGATGTGATGGACAGCGGCCACAAAGCCCAGGCGCAGCTGGTTTTCACAACGCCTGATCTTGTGCTGCTTGACCTGCATATCCCCAATCTCTCAGGCGACATTATTCTGCGCCAATTGCGCGGCCAATTGCGCTTTGCCAATACACGAGTGGTGATCACCACCGGTGACGCCAGCGCGGTGGCCCGCTTTGCCGGCCTGGCTGACCAGGTGCTGCTCAAGCCCATCGGGTATGAGCAAATGCGCCAGCTGGCCCAGCAATATCTCTCGGTTTCTGTGTAA
- a CDS encoding NAD(+)/NADH kinase → MAAPTPTADIVVVYNPQSSAANEARLRKAIGDAFGARPVDFCECSPQADMQARLAPWLANGVRLVIAAGGDGTISDVAEALVGTDVVLGILPQGTSNVLARELKLPLRMDAAARILAGEYAVRKIDVLRAGDSVCVLGVSVGLSAQAMKDTGRGQKRLLGPWAYWLTFARHFFSLRSHLFTVELDGYATQLRSTDVLAMNVGTIAFRAIRWGPDVKPDDGLLDFCFLWARNGLEYALTILSFAVRLYTRNERVNVVPLARSLRIVRPEGLLVQGDGDVIGVTPITITLEKAALNIAVPQPA, encoded by the coding sequence ATGGCAGCACCCACTCCAACGGCTGACATTGTGGTGGTCTACAACCCGCAATCCAGCGCGGCCAATGAAGCGCGTCTGCGCAAAGCCATTGGCGATGCATTTGGCGCACGCCCAGTGGATTTTTGCGAATGCAGCCCGCAGGCCGACATGCAGGCGCGCCTGGCGCCCTGGCTGGCCAACGGCGTGCGCCTGGTGATCGCCGCCGGCGGCGACGGCACCATCTCGGATGTGGCCGAAGCGCTGGTGGGCACGGATGTGGTGCTCGGCATCCTGCCGCAAGGCACCAGCAACGTGCTGGCGCGTGAGCTCAAGCTGCCGCTGCGCATGGATGCCGCCGCCCGTATCCTGGCCGGCGAGTACGCCGTGCGCAAGATCGATGTGCTGCGCGCCGGCGACAGCGTGTGCGTGCTGGGCGTCAGCGTAGGCCTCAGCGCGCAGGCTATGAAAGATACCGGCCGCGGGCAGAAGCGCCTGCTTGGCCCGTGGGCCTACTGGCTCACCTTTGCGCGGCACTTTTTTAGTTTGCGTTCGCATCTCTTCACGGTGGAGCTGGATGGGTACGCCACCCAATTGCGCTCCACCGATGTGCTCGCCATGAATGTTGGCACCATTGCCTTCCGCGCCATCCGCTGGGGGCCAGACGTCAAGCCCGATGATGGCCTACTGGATTTTTGCTTCCTGTGGGCGCGCAACGGCCTGGAATACGCCCTGACCATTCTCAGTTTTGCGGTGCGCCTGTACACCCGCAACGAGCGCGTGAATGTGGTGCCGTTAGCGCGCAGCCTGCGTATTGTGCGCCCGGAAGGCTTATTGGTGCAGGGGGATGGCGACGTGATTGGCGTCACGCCGATCACGATCACGCTGGAGAAGGCTGCGCTGAACATTGCTGTGCCGCAGCCAGCCTAG
- the ruvA gene encoding Holliday junction branch migration protein RuvA produces MISSLSGRVAHIGESSMTLELSGVGFKVSVPRGVLSEAQIGQSLSLHTYLVVRENELSLYGFPSPEARDTFRMLIGVERVGPKLALAILTALSVTSLRAAVLGGQSAVLGKVPGVGSKTAQKIVLHLADRILPMEGDAPVPMAQPADGDLLDALLALGYSVVEAQAALQSVPADAPADIEERLKLALRYFKKPA; encoded by the coding sequence ATGATCTCTTCGCTCAGCGGGCGGGTGGCCCATATCGGTGAAAGCAGTATGACGCTGGAGCTGTCCGGCGTGGGCTTCAAGGTCAGCGTGCCGCGCGGCGTGCTGAGCGAAGCCCAAATTGGCCAGAGCCTCAGCCTGCACACCTATCTGGTGGTGCGCGAGAACGAGCTGAGCCTGTACGGCTTCCCATCCCCTGAAGCGCGTGACACCTTCAGGATGCTGATCGGCGTGGAGCGGGTTGGCCCCAAGTTGGCCCTGGCGATCCTCACCGCCCTCAGCGTCACCAGCCTGCGCGCCGCCGTGCTGGGCGGGCAGAGCGCGGTGCTGGGCAAGGTGCCCGGTGTGGGCAGTAAGACCGCTCAGAAGATCGTGCTGCATTTGGCTGACCGCATTCTGCCCATGGAGGGCGATGCGCCCGTGCCAATGGCACAGCCCGCGGATGGCGATCTGTTGGATGCGTTGTTGGCATTGGGATATAGCGTGGTCGAGGCCCAGGCCGCTTTGCAATCTGTGCCAGCAGACGCCCCCGCTGATATTGAAGAGCGCTTGAAGCTGGCGCTGCGCTACTTTAAAAAACCAGCCTAG
- the infC gene encoding translation initiation factor IF-3 codes for MVLCAPPYAPRLSIAKATVAGANLCQENKQISTSEYRVNRAIRVKEVRLIDADGENRGIVPIEEALRIAAEAGLDLIEVAPNSKPPVCRVVSYGKFTYERTKKEREARKAQKKVEIKEIRLRPKTTEHHRGFKTKAARGWLNEGKKVKVRIRFRGRERDYPEIALQDLKEIAAELQDISIIEQAPEFEGRTLLMVLAPNEGAGKDAAKGEAKEKKEPAANGAEE; via the coding sequence ATGGTATTATGCGCCCCGCCTTACGCCCCAAGGCTATCGATCGCAAAGGCGACGGTTGCCGGGGCGAATTTGTGCCAGGAGAATAAGCAGATCAGTACATCTGAATACCGTGTAAACAGAGCCATTCGGGTAAAGGAAGTCCGCCTCATTGATGCGGACGGCGAAAACCGTGGAATTGTGCCAATCGAAGAAGCGCTCAGGATCGCCGCCGAGGCGGGCCTGGACCTGATTGAGGTTGCCCCCAATTCCAAGCCGCCAGTCTGCCGAGTGGTCAGCTACGGTAAGTTCACCTACGAGCGCACCAAGAAAGAACGTGAGGCGCGCAAGGCACAGAAAAAGGTCGAGATCAAGGAAATTCGTCTGCGACCCAAGACCACCGAGCACCACCGCGGTTTCAAAACCAAGGCGGCGCGTGGCTGGCTGAACGAAGGCAAGAAGGTCAAGGTTCGTATCCGCTTCCGCGGCCGCGAGCGTGACTATCCTGAGATCGCTTTGCAGGATCTCAAGGAGATTGCCGCCGAGTTGCAGGACATTTCGATCATTGAGCAGGCCCCCGAGTTTGAGGGGCGCACGCTGCTGATGGTGCTGGCCCCTAATGAAGGCGCGGGCAAGGATGCCGCCAAGGGCGAGGCCAAGGAAAAGAAAGAACCTGCGGCTAATGGCGCAGAAGAATAG
- a CDS encoding GAF domain-containing protein — MAKTSELMDAHALRTRLERVQRVLEANRSLSATLQPEELVRAIVRAAAELTHSEQGALARYDPQSEALRLVFAPWLPNERREAISLPLENNPIGQAYRGLWPVLLSEAHEAQPELEARSLLAVPMVADGIAIGVLCAVNKRDGEYDKEDVLVMESLAAQAAIALENAEMLHQARQSYTTMAELDKLRNDFIAITSHELRIPLGLVLGHASYLKEILDGEARQQSETIEKAALRLKQIVEDLSKIELAQSGTAVLRTQSFDVAAQMQTLLQAHEARANEAGIVLSSQIPADSIYITADANKLFVAVDHLLKNAISFTNPGGMVQVSLAEHPDAVEIQVADSGVGIPAQDLPRIFDRFFQVEDHMTRRHGGMGLGLTITRTLVELQGGSVSAESVEGKGSRFTIRLPRQAWAEQD; from the coding sequence GTGGCTAAAACATCCGAACTGATGGACGCCCACGCGTTGCGCACCCGGCTGGAGCGCGTGCAGCGCGTGCTGGAGGCCAACCGCTCGCTCAGCGCCACGCTGCAGCCGGAGGAACTGGTGCGCGCCATCGTGCGCGCCGCGGCCGAGCTGACCCACAGCGAGCAAGGCGCCCTGGCCCGCTACGACCCCCAGAGTGAGGCGCTGCGCCTGGTGTTTGCGCCCTGGCTGCCGAATGAGCGCCGCGAAGCGATCTCATTGCCGCTCGAGAACAATCCTATAGGCCAGGCCTACCGGGGCCTGTGGCCAGTACTGCTGAGCGAAGCGCACGAAGCCCAGCCAGAGCTGGAGGCACGCAGCCTGCTGGCCGTGCCGATGGTGGCCGACGGGATCGCCATCGGTGTACTGTGCGCGGTGAACAAGCGCGATGGGGAATACGACAAAGAAGACGTGCTGGTGATGGAAAGCCTGGCAGCCCAGGCCGCGATTGCCCTGGAAAATGCCGAGATGCTACACCAGGCCCGCCAAAGCTACACAACCATGGCCGAGCTGGACAAGCTGCGCAATGACTTCATCGCCATCACCTCGCACGAGTTGCGCATTCCGTTGGGCCTGGTTCTTGGTCATGCCAGCTATTTAAAAGAAATCCTGGACGGCGAAGCCAGGCAACAGAGCGAAACCATCGAGAAAGCCGCCCTGCGTCTGAAACAGATCGTCGAAGATCTCTCCAAGATCGAGCTGGCACAGAGCGGCACCGCCGTGCTGCGCACACAAAGCTTTGACGTAGCCGCTCAGATGCAAACCTTGCTTCAGGCGCACGAGGCCCGCGCCAACGAAGCTGGCATCGTACTCAGCAGCCAGATCCCGGCGGATTCCATATACATCACCGCGGATGCCAACAAACTCTTCGTGGCGGTGGACCATTTGCTCAAGAACGCGATCAGCTTCACCAACCCGGGCGGCATGGTGCAAGTAAGCCTGGCCGAGCATCCGGACGCCGTCGAGATCCAGGTGGCGGACAGCGGGGTAGGCATCCCGGCTCAGGATCTGCCACGCATCTTCGATCGCTTCTTTCAGGTCGAAGACCATATGACCCGCCGACACGGCGGCATGGGGCTGGGTCTCACCATCACGCGCACGCTCGTCGAACTGCAGGGTGGCTCGGTGAGCGCCGAGAGCGTTGAAGGCAAAGGCAGCCGCTTCACCATCCGCCTGCCCCGGCAGGCCTGGGCAGAGCAAGACTAA